A genome region from Hymenobacter tibetensis includes the following:
- a CDS encoding HipA family kinase, whose protein sequence is MKYSPPELRTVEVTRYVKPLREGGSLPGLVEAEDGFLYVLKFRGAGQGAKALIAELLAGELARALGLRVPEIVFITLDEAFGRTEPDEEIQDLLRASEGLNLALHYLSGAITFDALVTTVEPRLASQIVWLDCLITNVDRTPRNTNMLMWHKELWLIDHGAAFYFHHAWQNVEEQARRPFAQIKDHVLLPQASELAAVDAEFRALLTPEHIRAIVALIPDEWLLGDTPFQSTEAHRQAYVQFLETRLAASEIFVEAAQHARKALV, encoded by the coding sequence ATGAAGTATAGTCCACCTGAACTGCGCACCGTGGAGGTGACGCGGTATGTGAAACCGTTGCGAGAAGGCGGCTCCCTGCCAGGCCTGGTAGAAGCCGAAGACGGGTTTTTGTACGTGCTTAAGTTTCGGGGAGCAGGGCAGGGGGCGAAAGCCCTGATTGCCGAGCTGCTGGCCGGCGAGTTGGCCCGAGCCCTGGGCTTGCGGGTGCCAGAAATCGTGTTCATTACCCTCGACGAAGCGTTTGGCCGCACCGAGCCCGACGAGGAAATCCAGGATTTGCTGCGGGCCAGCGAAGGCCTCAACTTGGCGCTGCACTACCTGTCCGGTGCCATTACCTTCGATGCCCTCGTGACCACCGTAGAGCCGCGGCTGGCCTCGCAGATTGTGTGGCTGGACTGCCTGATAACCAACGTGGACCGCACGCCGCGCAATACCAACATGCTGATGTGGCACAAAGAGTTGTGGCTGATTGACCACGGCGCAGCGTTCTACTTTCACCACGCCTGGCAGAATGTGGAAGAGCAAGCCCGACGCCCCTTTGCGCAAATCAAAGACCATGTGCTGCTGCCCCAGGCCTCGGAGCTGGCCGCCGTCGATGCCGAGTTTCGGGCCCTGCTGACGCCAGAGCACATCCGGGCTATAGTGGCGCTGATTCCCGATGAGTGGCTGCTGGGAGATACGCCGTTTCAGTCGACGGAAGCCCACCGCCAAGCCTACGTTCAGTTCTTAGAGACCCGCCTCGCGGCGTCTGAAATCTTTGTTGAAGCCGCGCAGCATGCCAGGAAAGCACTTGTTTGA
- a CDS encoding protein adenylyltransferase SelO, protein MATHVEPLEQVTFQNSFVEELRGEVAPNKLPRQVPGYHYSRIDPTPVADPHLLAWSDDLAAYLGLDRPAERGLAVDALAGNRVTDSMKPFAARYGGHQFGSWAGQLGDGRAISLGEVTAVDGSGWEIQLKGAGPTPYSRRADGRAVLRSSLREFLCSEAMYYLGVPTTRALSLVGTGDQVIRDMFYNGNAKPEPGAVVARVAPTFIRFGNFQIMTATGEMDNLRALADYVIRHHYPELGEPSPQVYLRWFEEVCRRTAVMIAHWMSVGFVHGVMNTDNMSILGLTIDYGPYGWLEPYDPDWTPNTTDFSSRRYAFGQQPHVGLWNLYQLARALAPLVANVEDLNIGLELYRTTMATTQHQMMMRKLGLNTEGQDDHQLIESLYEALAEAAVDMTLFFRHLSHVASDLVSSPGNEDARFQELLAAAGYPELSGRSQLLLEWLSRYAARVRQEPTGSTAIREGMLRVNPKYVLRNYLAQQAIEAAEAGDLSFLNRLMQVLKTPYDEQPEHDDLAAKRPAWASDKPGCATLSCSS, encoded by the coding sequence GCGCCAAGTACCGGGCTACCACTATTCCCGTATTGACCCCACGCCCGTTGCCGATCCGCATTTGTTGGCCTGGTCCGATGACTTGGCGGCGTATCTGGGCCTCGACCGGCCTGCCGAGCGCGGCCTGGCGGTAGATGCCCTGGCTGGCAACCGAGTCACGGACAGCATGAAGCCGTTTGCGGCTCGTTACGGCGGGCACCAGTTTGGTAGCTGGGCCGGGCAGCTGGGGGATGGCCGGGCAATTTCGCTGGGCGAGGTAACCGCGGTGGATGGCTCCGGCTGGGAAATCCAGTTGAAAGGGGCCGGCCCTACGCCGTATTCGCGCCGTGCCGATGGTCGGGCAGTACTGCGTTCTTCTTTGCGCGAATTTCTGTGCAGCGAAGCCATGTACTACCTGGGCGTGCCTACCACCCGGGCCCTGAGTTTAGTGGGCACCGGCGACCAGGTGATACGCGACATGTTCTACAACGGCAATGCCAAGCCGGAGCCGGGCGCGGTGGTGGCGCGGGTGGCGCCCACCTTTATCCGGTTCGGCAACTTCCAGATTATGACGGCCACCGGCGAAATGGACAACCTGCGCGCCCTGGCCGACTACGTGATTCGCCACCACTACCCCGAGCTAGGGGAGCCGAGCCCCCAGGTGTATTTGCGCTGGTTCGAGGAAGTGTGCCGCCGCACCGCCGTTATGATTGCGCACTGGATGTCGGTGGGCTTCGTGCACGGCGTGATGAACACCGATAATATGTCTATCCTCGGCCTCACTATCGACTATGGCCCTTACGGCTGGCTGGAACCCTACGACCCCGACTGGACCCCCAACACCACCGACTTCAGCAGCCGCCGCTACGCTTTCGGGCAGCAGCCGCACGTCGGGCTCTGGAACCTGTACCAACTGGCCCGGGCCCTGGCGCCGCTGGTGGCCAATGTGGAAGACCTCAACATCGGTTTGGAGCTGTACCGCACCACCATGGCCACCACGCAGCACCAGATGATGATGCGCAAGCTAGGGTTGAACACCGAAGGTCAGGACGACCACCAGCTGATTGAGAGCCTGTATGAAGCCCTCGCGGAAGCAGCCGTGGACATGACCTTGTTCTTCCGGCACCTTTCGCACGTGGCTTCCGACCTAGTATCGAGCCCTGGCAACGAAGACGCTCGGTTCCAGGAGTTGTTGGCTGCTGCGGGCTACCCGGAGCTGTCAGGCCGCTCTCAGCTCTTGCTGGAATGGTTGTCGCGGTACGCTGCCCGTGTTCGGCAAGAACCCACCGGGTCCACGGCTATTCGGGAAGGAATGTTGCGCGTGAATCCGAAGTACGTATTGCGCAATTACCTGGCGCAGCAGGCCATTGAAGCCGCCGAAGCCGGCGACCTGTCCTTTCTGAACCGGCTGATGCAGGTACTGAAAACCCCCTACGACGAGCAGCCTGAGCACGACGACTTAGCCGCCAAGCGCCCCGCCTGGGCCAGTGACAAACCGGGTTGCGCTACGCTTTCGTGTAGTTCCTAA
- a CDS encoding N-acyl-D-amino-acid deacylase family protein has product MWRVLIFWMGALLLAQPGTAQQQRADLLIRNGRVLDGTGNAWFYADVAVQAGRILAVGRLPKDYPADTVLDARGLIVAPGFIDVHTHIEDDEVRQPTADNFLYDGVTTVVTGNCGSSRPDLRRYFTFLDSLHLSVNVASLVGHGSVRKTVMGRANRAPTEAELGQMETLVEQAMQAGAVGMSSGLIYIPGTYTRTPELVRLARVAARYRGLYATHMRNEGDSVRQAIQEALLIGKEASLPVEISHLKLGGQQNWGHADDLLTMIETARQSGQEVTIDQYPYTASSTSLSTLLPDNVQADGRDSLRMRLARPAVRSAVEEAMVKRLRQKKLRHFGYAVVASFPPDPSYNGLSIEAINQRRGRPHKARAEAATILDLVLQHDAGMVFHGMSELDVQQIMRYPFNMVASDASIRVWQEGVPHPRGYGSNARVLGRYVRELHIISLEEAVRRMTSLPAQTFGLTDRGLLRPGLAADLVVFDPSEVAEKSTFTEPHHYSVGMRYVLVNGQLTVREGQHTKRRAGQVLYGPGRQ; this is encoded by the coding sequence ATGTGGCGTGTACTGATATTCTGGATGGGAGCTTTGTTGCTGGCGCAACCTGGCACGGCGCAGCAGCAACGCGCCGACCTGCTTATCCGCAACGGCCGCGTGCTCGACGGAACCGGCAACGCCTGGTTCTACGCCGATGTGGCTGTGCAAGCAGGCCGCATTTTAGCCGTTGGCCGGCTCCCGAAAGACTACCCCGCCGATACCGTCCTCGACGCCCGCGGTCTGATAGTAGCGCCCGGCTTTATCGACGTGCACACCCATATCGAAGACGACGAAGTACGTCAGCCCACCGCCGACAATTTCCTCTACGACGGCGTAACAACGGTTGTAACGGGCAATTGTGGTTCCTCGCGGCCCGATTTGCGTCGGTATTTCACTTTCCTTGATAGCCTGCACCTTTCCGTAAACGTGGCCTCGTTGGTCGGGCACGGGTCGGTGCGCAAAACCGTGATGGGCCGCGCCAACCGCGCCCCTACCGAAGCAGAGTTGGGGCAGATGGAAACCCTAGTGGAACAAGCCATGCAAGCCGGGGCCGTGGGCATGTCCTCGGGGCTGATTTATATTCCCGGAACCTACACCCGCACGCCGGAACTGGTGCGGCTGGCCCGCGTGGCAGCCCGCTACCGGGGTCTCTACGCCACTCACATGCGCAACGAAGGCGACAGTGTTCGGCAGGCCATTCAGGAAGCCCTGCTAATAGGCAAGGAAGCGAGTTTGCCGGTTGAAATATCACACCTCAAGCTGGGCGGCCAACAGAACTGGGGCCACGCCGACGACCTGCTAACGATGATAGAAACCGCCCGCCAAAGCGGCCAGGAAGTCACCATCGACCAGTATCCCTACACGGCCAGCTCCACCTCCCTCAGCACATTGCTCCCCGACAACGTGCAAGCCGACGGCCGCGACTCGTTGCGGATGCGGCTGGCCCGGCCCGCGGTGCGGTCGGCGGTGGAAGAGGCCATGGTGAAGCGCCTGCGGCAGAAAAAGCTGCGCCACTTCGGCTATGCTGTGGTGGCCAGTTTCCCCCCCGACCCGAGCTACAACGGCCTGAGCATCGAGGCCATCAACCAGCGCCGGGGGCGGCCCCACAAAGCCCGCGCCGAAGCCGCCACCATTTTAGACTTGGTATTGCAGCACGATGCGGGCATGGTGTTCCATGGCATGAGCGAGCTGGATGTGCAGCAGATTATGCGTTACCCCTTCAATATGGTGGCCTCCGATGCCAGCATCCGGGTGTGGCAGGAGGGCGTACCACACCCGCGCGGCTACGGCTCCAATGCCCGGGTGCTGGGCCGCTACGTGCGTGAGCTGCACATCATCAGCCTAGAGGAAGCCGTACGCCGCATGACCTCGCTGCCCGCCCAAACCTTCGGCCTCACCGACCGGGGCCTGCTGCGTCCCGGCCTCGCCGCCGACTTGGTGGTGTTCGACCCCAGTGAAGTGGCCGAGAAATCCACCTTCACCGAGCCGCACCACTACAGTGTAGGCATGCGCTACGTACTGGTCAACGGCCAACTAACCGTTCGGGAGGGGCAGCACACCAAGCGCCGAGCCGGGCAGGTGCTCTACGGCCCAGGTCGGCAGTAG
- a CDS encoding DUF3037 domain-containing protein → MPGKHLFEYAVIRVMPRVEREEFLNVGIIVYCAAQGFLQTRFELNETRLLAFAADLDLPELHERLRAFERICAGRKEGGVIGQLPIASRFRWLTATRSTIVQTSPVHPGLCQDAADTLARLHTELVA, encoded by the coding sequence ATGCCAGGAAAGCACTTGTTTGAGTACGCCGTGATTCGCGTGATGCCCCGGGTGGAGCGCGAGGAGTTTCTGAACGTCGGCATCATTGTGTACTGTGCCGCCCAGGGGTTTCTGCAAACTCGGTTCGAGTTAAACGAAACCCGGCTCTTGGCCTTTGCCGCCGACCTCGACCTGCCCGAACTGCACGAGCGGCTGCGGGCTTTCGAGCGGATTTGCGCGGGCCGCAAAGAAGGCGGAGTTATCGGGCAGCTACCCATTGCCTCCCGTTTCCGCTGGCTCACTGCCACCCGCAGCACCATCGTGCAAACCTCGCCCGTGCACCCCGGCCTGTGCCAAGATGCCGCCGACACCCTAGCCCGGCTACACACTGAACTGGTTGCGTAG
- a CDS encoding chloramphenicol acetyltransferase, with product MKQLIDLDTWPRREHFTFFSAFDEPFFGLVADVDCTPALATAKQMHVSFFLYYLHCALQAANEVEEFRCRIEQGQVYRYDRIHASATIGRPDRTFSFSFIEQQDSLADFVTGANAEIEAVQQATGLRLSDQTGRPDVIHFSAIPWVRFTGLTHARSFQFPDSAPKISVGQTYQDGATLRMPVSVNLHHGLGDAYHVGLFLEAFQRRLNA from the coding sequence ATGAAGCAGCTAATCGACTTGGACACGTGGCCCCGCCGCGAACATTTCACCTTCTTTTCCGCATTCGACGAACCGTTTTTTGGGTTGGTAGCCGACGTAGACTGCACGCCGGCACTGGCTACCGCCAAGCAAATGCACGTCTCGTTCTTTCTCTATTATCTGCACTGTGCGCTGCAAGCCGCCAACGAAGTAGAGGAATTCCGTTGCCGCATCGAGCAGGGCCAGGTGTACCGCTACGACCGGATTCACGCCTCGGCTACCATCGGCCGCCCCGACCGCACGTTCAGTTTCTCATTCATCGAGCAGCAGGATTCCCTGGCTGATTTTGTAACCGGCGCCAACGCGGAAATCGAGGCGGTGCAGCAAGCCACTGGCCTGCGCTTGAGCGACCAAACGGGCCGCCCCGACGTGATTCACTTCTCGGCCATTCCGTGGGTGCGGTTCACGGGCCTCACCCACGCCCGCAGCTTCCAGTTTCCCGACAGCGCCCCCAAGATTTCAGTGGGTCAAACCTACCAGGACGGCGCTACCCTTCGCATGCCCGTATCCGTGAACCTGCATCACGGCCTCGGCGACGCCTACCATGTCGGGTTGTTTCTAGAAGCCTTCCAGCGCCGCCTGAACGCGTAA